One part of the Chryseobacterium mulctrae genome encodes these proteins:
- a CDS encoding DUF5686 family protein — protein MMSTNQFKYGFLYISLFIASLFHAQNSASGKIVDAKTSKEISAVEVFINDSNTPVLTTTSGSFSVKSDSIIYKLKFQKKNYALESVEITPDNSNNLIIKLSSEKVSSIEEVVIHNEKTKFKNKKENPAYRIMQEVWKRKRNNGLDKFDTYTYKEYEKIQFDANNLDSVFMHKKIFNKLDFIFDYADSTARGKMALPIFLNESIYNHFGQNKPNKKTKKLLVAQKTSGFQDNQVIAITAKNLYRDINIYDNTLNYFDIGFPSPVGTDGFSTYDYNLTDTVSIRGEQAYKIRYQPRRTEVLAFQGYLYIDTDSYAVLEATLKSTNKINVNFINAISTELEYDNPDDETFLPKKYVTEIEMTPFSKKKTAKSIIAKRSVDYSDYDFNKPLSDTVFTRKKEEYDDRFVDKDDAFWVNARPDSLSKEEKGVYEMLDRLQQTPKFNRIIKLTETLASRYYNVTKGIDLGPITSIYGKNEVEGDRIRLGARTYFTQNDPWRIEFYNAYGFKDQQFKYGVEGRYMFNRVNRFMIGGGTKRDITQLGVQLTTEDGILSRSFASSTVFARGENASLSSVNQTSFFTSIEPWKNFQVRVDGTMQSIKSANPSGFSLMYFRNGDLRKTTNDSHVTISLIARPGATFSQTGVDRYEHGTLAPTIVLKYTRGIEGLFNADFNYNKLQFMFYKPILLGSWGKTLLNFEAGKNFDTVPLALQNIIPGNQSYGIVPNTFAQLNYYEFVADTYSTLHIEHHFNGKILSFIPLIKKLKLREVAFIRGAYGSLSDASKNINVDNLKYSAPDQQVYYEYGFGIENIGFGNIRIFRVDFNWRGNYLDRHDVSKFGIKAGFQFGF, from the coding sequence ATGATGTCAACCAATCAATTTAAATACGGTTTCCTTTACATATCCCTTTTTATAGCCAGTCTTTTTCATGCCCAAAACTCGGCAAGCGGGAAGATTGTAGACGCTAAAACCAGCAAAGAGATTAGCGCTGTTGAAGTTTTTATTAATGATAGCAACACGCCAGTTCTTACAACTACTTCCGGAAGCTTCAGTGTGAAATCTGATAGTATTATTTATAAACTGAAGTTTCAGAAAAAAAACTATGCTTTAGAAAGTGTAGAAATTACTCCGGATAATAGCAATAATCTTATAATAAAGCTTTCTTCTGAAAAAGTAAGCAGCATTGAAGAAGTTGTTATTCACAATGAGAAAACGAAATTTAAAAATAAAAAAGAAAATCCGGCATATCGAATTATGCAGGAAGTCTGGAAGCGTAAGAGAAATAACGGTCTTGATAAGTTTGATACTTATACATACAAAGAATACGAAAAGATTCAGTTTGATGCCAATAATCTTGACAGTGTATTTATGCACAAGAAGATCTTCAATAAGTTAGATTTTATCTTTGATTATGCCGATTCTACCGCAAGAGGAAAAATGGCATTACCAATCTTCTTAAATGAATCTATTTACAATCATTTCGGACAAAACAAACCTAATAAAAAAACTAAAAAGCTTTTAGTTGCTCAGAAAACTTCTGGTTTTCAGGATAATCAGGTAATTGCAATTACAGCTAAAAATCTTTACCGTGACATCAATATTTATGATAACACTTTAAATTATTTCGATATAGGATTTCCTAGTCCTGTAGGTACTGACGGTTTTAGCACGTATGATTATAATTTGACAGATACGGTTTCTATTAGAGGAGAACAAGCATATAAAATACGTTATCAGCCCAGAAGAACTGAGGTTTTAGCTTTTCAGGGATATCTTTATATTGATACCGATTCTTATGCGGTTTTGGAAGCTACTTTAAAATCAACAAATAAAATAAATGTCAATTTCATCAACGCCATTTCTACGGAATTGGAATATGATAATCCTGATGATGAAACATTTTTGCCTAAAAAATATGTCACTGAAATTGAAATGACTCCTTTTTCTAAAAAGAAGACTGCAAAAAGCATTATTGCCAAAAGATCTGTAGACTATTCTGATTATGATTTTAATAAACCGTTATCTGATACTGTTTTCACAAGAAAAAAAGAAGAATATGACGATCGATTTGTAGATAAGGACGATGCTTTTTGGGTGAATGCAAGACCGGATTCTTTATCTAAAGAAGAAAAAGGGGTTTACGAAATGCTTGATCGATTACAGCAGACTCCAAAATTCAATAGAATTATTAAACTTACAGAAACGCTTGCTTCTCGATATTATAATGTTACCAAAGGGATTGATTTGGGTCCTATAACATCTATTTACGGGAAGAATGAAGTGGAAGGTGATAGAATAAGATTAGGAGCAAGAACGTATTTTACGCAAAATGATCCTTGGAGAATTGAGTTTTACAATGCCTATGGTTTTAAAGATCAGCAATTCAAATATGGAGTAGAGGGTCGATATATGTTCAATAGGGTCAATCGTTTTATGATTGGAGGAGGAACAAAAAGAGACATTACGCAACTTGGAGTACAGTTAACAACTGAAGACGGAATTTTATCACGTTCATTTGCTTCTTCAACAGTTTTTGCGAGAGGAGAAAATGCTTCTTTAAGTTCGGTAAACCAAACGAGTTTTTTCACTTCTATTGAACCTTGGAAAAACTTTCAGGTAAGAGTTGACGGAACGATGCAAAGTATTAAATCTGCCAATCCTTCAGGTTTTAGCTTGATGTATTTCAGAAATGGTGATTTAAGAAAAACCACCAATGATTCGCATGTCACAATCAGTTTAATAGCAAGACCGGGAGCTACTTTTTCTCAAACCGGAGTTGACCGATATGAGCATGGAACTTTGGCTCCGACCATTGTTTTAAAATACACGAGAGGTATTGAAGGTTTGTTTAATGCTGATTTTAATTATAACAAATTGCAGTTTATGTTTTACAAGCCTATTCTTTTGGGTAGTTGGGGAAAAACATTGCTGAATTTTGAAGCTGGGAAAAACTTTGATACTGTTCCTTTAGCATTGCAGAATATCATTCCAGGAAACCAGTCGTATGGAATTGTTCCGAATACATTTGCTCAGTTAAATTATTATGAATTTGTTGCAGATACGTATTCTACACTTCATATAGAACATCATTTTAACGGTAAAATACTTTCTTTCATCCCTTTAATTAAGAAACTGAAGTTAAGAGAAGTGGCATTCATCAGAGGTGCTTACGGATCTTTGAGTGACGCGTCAAAAAACATTAATGTAGATAATTTAAAATATTCTGCTCCGGATCAGCAGGTGTATTATGAATACGGATTTGGTATTGAAAATATTGGCTTTGGAAATATCAGAATCTTCCGTGTAGACTTCAACTGGAGGGGGAACTATCTTGACAGGCATGATGTTTCTAAGTTTGGAATTAAAGCAGGTTTTCAGTTCGGATTTTAA
- a CDS encoding T9SS type A sorting domain-containing protein, which produces MKKTLLLLSFASFLSNAQISSFPWTETFEDTSSTSSQWVCEYISGTNSSVPNGLFWSIKATTSVGYFGSSGPYQGSKMAVFDTRSHSRDGLARFISPVMNLSGVSNPKLDFYYRNMVWGSDQNELKIYYRTSATGTWTLITTFNTNVATWTNSGEITLPSPSATYQIALEGVAKYGYGLDVDNLKVNSANLSVSDVDAKSSELSIFPNPVSDVLNIKTKLKITEFTVSDVSGKNIKTGIQNSNQVLVRDLKSGMYFLTIKYSDGQVATSKFIKK; this is translated from the coding sequence ATGAAAAAAACTCTACTACTTTTATCTTTTGCATCTTTTTTAAGCAATGCGCAGATTAGCAGCTTTCCCTGGACGGAAACTTTCGAAGACACTTCTAGCACTTCTTCACAGTGGGTCTGTGAATATATTTCAGGGACAAATAGTTCTGTTCCAAATGGATTATTTTGGAGTATAAAAGCAACAACCAGCGTGGGTTATTTTGGTTCTTCCGGCCCTTATCAAGGCTCTAAAATGGCTGTTTTTGATACGAGATCGCATTCAAGGGATGGTTTAGCGCGATTTATCAGTCCGGTAATGAATCTATCCGGAGTTTCTAATCCCAAATTGGATTTTTATTATCGAAATATGGTTTGGGGCTCGGATCAAAATGAACTAAAAATATATTACAGAACTTCAGCTACCGGTACCTGGACTTTAATTACAACATTTAATACTAATGTTGCTACGTGGACAAATTCTGGAGAAATAACTCTTCCGAGTCCTTCTGCAACTTATCAGATTGCTTTAGAGGGAGTGGCGAAATACGGATATGGTTTGGATGTAGATAATTTGAAAGTCAATTCTGCTAATTTGAGCGTTTCGGATGTTGATGCAAAATCTTCAGAGCTTTCTATTTTTCCTAATCCTGTAAGTGATGTTCTGAATATAAAAACCAAATTAAAAATTACTGAATTCACAGTATCTGATGTATCGGGAAAAAATATAAAAACAGGAATACAAAATTCTAATCAAGTTTTGGTACGGGATTTAAAATCAGGAATGTACTTTTTGACTATTAAATATTCAGACGGACAAGTGGCTACTTCTAAATTTATCAAAAAATAA
- a CDS encoding T9SS type A sorting domain-containing protein, producing the protein MKKLFLPFVLLGVSLNAQVTTFPWTETFETSSPTVAEWTKIYESGTKEWSIVATAYTGYTTGAYQGSLMAQFDITGFNGSNVTKFVSPVLNLSSVSNPTLEFYYRNKAWGSDQNVLKVYYRTSTTGAWTLITTFNSNISDWTSSGTLTLPSPSATYQIALEGVAWYGRSITVDDVLVKSETLSTSESDKQKSALKVYPNPASDFINIKSDKRISEISIFDLAGKQVNHHNNDSTEAKISIQQLPAGTYIIQSKTSDGALNSQKFIKK; encoded by the coding sequence ATGAAAAAATTATTTCTACCTTTTGTGTTATTAGGAGTATCTCTTAATGCACAAGTGACAACATTTCCGTGGACGGAAACTTTTGAAACCAGCTCTCCAACGGTGGCAGAATGGACAAAAATTTACGAATCGGGAACAAAAGAATGGAGTATTGTTGCCACTGCGTATACTGGTTATACAACGGGTGCGTATCAGGGAAGTCTTATGGCGCAGTTTGACATAACAGGATTTAATGGAAGTAACGTAACAAAGTTTGTAAGCCCTGTTTTAAATTTGTCTTCTGTAAGTAATCCTACCCTAGAATTCTATTATCGAAACAAGGCTTGGGGTAGTGATCAAAATGTACTTAAAGTTTATTACAGAACTTCTACTACTGGAGCTTGGACCTTAATCACAACTTTCAACAGCAACATCAGCGATTGGACAAGTTCTGGTACATTAACATTACCTTCGCCGTCAGCAACTTACCAAATTGCATTAGAGGGTGTAGCTTGGTATGGGCGATCAATTACCGTTGATGATGTTTTAGTAAAAAGCGAAACGCTGTCAACTTCCGAGTCTGATAAGCAGAAGAGTGCATTGAAAGTCTATCCGAATCCTGCGTCTGATTTTATTAATATCAAATCTGATAAAAGGATTTCAGAAATTTCAATATTTGATTTGGCTGGAAAACAAGTTAATCATCATAATAATGATAGTACTGAGGCAAAAATTTCAATACAACAGTTGCCTGCAGGAACTTATATTATTCAAAGCAAAACCTCCGATGGAGCATTAAATTCTCAAAAATTTATTAAAAAATAA
- the rpmA gene encoding 50S ribosomal protein L27 has translation MAHKKGVGSSKNGRESHSKRLGVKIFGGQDAIAGNIIIRQRGTQHHPGENVGMGKDHTLHALVDGKVVFRKKANNRSYVSIEPNA, from the coding sequence ATGGCACACAAGAAAGGAGTTGGTAGTTCCAAAAACGGTAGAGAATCTCATTCTAAAAGATTAGGTGTGAAGATTTTCGGTGGACAAGACGCTATTGCTGGTAACATTATTATCAGACAAAGAGGTACTCAACATCACCCAGGTGAAAATGTTGGTATGGGTAAAGATCACACTTTGCACGCTCTTGTTGACGGTAAAGTAGTTTTCAGAAAGAAAGCAAACAACAGATCATACGTATCTATTGAGCCGAACGCATAA
- a CDS encoding GLPGLI family protein, producing the protein MKFIYSLILAIFAVLNLSAQGNRFIYEYQFRIDSTKTDSLKKEFVNLDIFPTQSYFYGQAKFASDSITNNSIIEQRKSTPNSLSYSSTTEEWNISYLIEKSYPSFKTTWFTNIEQTNMIVEETPVIKWQILPETQKIENYNCQKATANFGGRIWEAWFSKDLPFPDGPYKFHGLPGLIVKLEDKTKSHQFLLKGSKKLKAEDHSWDYISALEKEAKHEFEGVKVNPAQYKKLFMTYKNDPAKDIKLDLANPNNSMTVTTGNGKKITNNAEIIKFFEESMAKKYKSINNQLEINLHRK; encoded by the coding sequence ATGAAGTTTATATACAGTCTTATTTTGGCAATATTTGCCGTTCTCAATTTATCGGCTCAGGGAAATCGTTTTATTTATGAATATCAATTTAGAATTGATTCCACAAAAACAGACAGCCTGAAAAAAGAGTTTGTGAATCTTGATATTTTCCCGACCCAATCTTACTTTTATGGACAGGCAAAATTTGCAAGTGATTCTATCACCAACAATTCCATCATTGAACAAAGAAAGTCTACACCGAATAGTTTGAGTTATTCTTCCACCACAGAAGAGTGGAATATTTCTTATTTAATAGAAAAGTCATATCCGAGTTTTAAAACTACTTGGTTTACAAATATTGAGCAAACCAATATGATCGTAGAGGAAACTCCTGTGATAAAATGGCAGATTCTTCCAGAAACACAAAAAATTGAAAACTACAATTGTCAGAAAGCGACTGCAAATTTTGGCGGAAGAATCTGGGAAGCCTGGTTTTCTAAAGATCTGCCTTTTCCGGATGGTCCGTACAAGTTTCACGGTTTGCCAGGTTTGATTGTGAAATTAGAAGATAAAACCAAATCGCATCAGTTTTTATTAAAAGGAAGTAAAAAACTGAAAGCTGAAGACCATTCCTGGGATTATATTTCAGCATTGGAAAAAGAAGCTAAACATGAATTTGAGGGAGTAAAAGTAAATCCGGCTCAATACAAAAAGTTATTTATGACTTATAAAAATGATCCTGCAAAAGATATTAAACTAGACTTGGCTAATCCTAATAATTCTATGACTGTAACTACAGGAAATGGCAAAAAAATAACCAATAATGCAGAAATTATTAAATTCTTTGAAGAATCTATGGCTAAAAAATATAAATCAATTAATAATCAGCTGGAAATAAATCTACACAGAAAGTAG
- a CDS encoding acyltransferase family protein yields MNRDLYIDFAKGLATLSIIFIHTAFWSGQFYIIPEIRVFSLVFDVAIFYALSGITSGNNIEKTLYRLLKLQITYMIFVTLLFFLDYFFKIFGLTFFSLEWLQSFYSTFGSKYSATSISTAPQWQNLGNWYLHEYRNADTFPVVMGSFWYLKVYFILTVFGVLILKFFPKHVNWFIGICVALTLLFNIFPEIYPSGQVGYVAFYMTVFLVGNRMRGKKIPTKMIPVLYGLVAMALVWMFWYFGNEIFFKINKQKFPPQTPYIIWTLFSLTTLFVLYNRLKITKENFVTYIGKNAIFFYFGQGISSSLVYFLVVPMKELMPWWILMVIIYVINVALAFIIAAGLKKFDDFGWKILEFLRKKTAAQN; encoded by the coding sequence ATGAACAGAGATCTCTACATTGATTTTGCGAAAGGTTTAGCCACGCTTTCCATTATATTTATTCACACTGCATTTTGGTCGGGACAGTTTTACATTATTCCGGAGATCCGAGTGTTTTCTTTGGTTTTTGATGTTGCGATTTTTTATGCTTTAAGCGGGATCACTTCAGGGAATAATATTGAGAAAACGCTTTACCGTTTACTAAAATTGCAGATAACGTACATGATCTTTGTGACTTTACTGTTCTTTTTAGATTATTTCTTTAAAATATTCGGGCTCACCTTCTTTTCGCTCGAATGGCTACAGAGCTTCTATTCTACATTTGGCTCAAAATATTCAGCAACGAGTATTTCTACAGCTCCGCAATGGCAGAATTTAGGAAATTGGTATCTTCACGAATACAGAAATGCAGATACTTTTCCGGTAGTGATGGGAAGCTTTTGGTATCTTAAGGTTTACTTTATTTTAACGGTTTTCGGAGTTTTAATTTTAAAATTTTTCCCAAAACACGTCAATTGGTTTATCGGAATTTGTGTTGCTTTAACTTTATTGTTTAATATTTTCCCGGAAATTTATCCGAGCGGACAAGTAGGGTATGTTGCTTTTTATATGACGGTTTTCCTTGTTGGAAACCGAATGAGGGGTAAAAAAATTCCAACAAAAATGATTCCTGTTCTTTACGGATTGGTTGCAATGGCTTTGGTTTGGATGTTTTGGTACTTCGGAAACGAAATATTTTTTAAAATCAACAAGCAAAAGTTTCCACCGCAAACGCCATACATTATCTGGACCCTATTTTCATTGACGACTTTGTTTGTTTTGTACAACAGGTTAAAGATCACCAAAGAAAATTTCGTCACTTATATTGGTAAAAATGCGATTTTCTTTTATTTCGGTCAGGGAATCAGCTCATCGTTGGTTTATTTTCTCGTTGTTCCGATGAAAGAATTGATGCCTTGGTGGATTTTAATGGTCATTATTTACGTCATAAATGTTGCCTTAGCGTTTATCATTGCGGCTGGTTTAAAGAAATTTGATGATTTTGGCTGGAAGATTTTGGAGTTTTTAAGAAAGAAAACGGCTGCTCAAAACTAA
- the miaE gene encoding tRNA-(ms[2]io[6]A)-hydroxylase: protein MFKLKLPTDPRWANIAEDNIQEILTDHAWCEQKAATNAIGLITMLPERPDIVKELLAIAQEELEHFGQVLEIITKRGYTFGRTRKDDYVNELVNFIQKGGHRDTLIVDKMLFAAMIEARSCERFKVLTENIKDEELKTFYKELMISEANHYTTFIGFARQLGDPEKVNKRWEEWLEYEAGIIKSYGNKETIHG from the coding sequence ATGTTTAAGTTGAAACTTCCTACCGATCCAAGGTGGGCAAATATTGCGGAGGATAACATTCAAGAAATTTTAACAGATCATGCGTGGTGCGAACAAAAAGCCGCTACCAATGCGATCGGATTGATCACAATGCTTCCGGAACGCCCGGATATTGTAAAAGAACTTTTGGCAATTGCTCAGGAAGAACTGGAACATTTCGGACAGGTTCTGGAGATTATCACAAAACGAGGCTACACTTTTGGACGTACAAGAAAAGATGATTATGTCAACGAATTGGTCAATTTTATCCAAAAAGGAGGTCACAGAGATACTTTAATTGTAGATAAAATGCTTTTTGCAGCAATGATTGAAGCGAGAAGCTGCGAAAGATTTAAAGTTTTAACAGAAAATATAAAAGACGAAGAACTAAAAACTTTCTATAAAGAGTTAATGATTTCTGAAGCCAATCATTATACCACATTTATCGGTTTTGCAAGACAGCTTGGTGACCCTGAAAAAGTAAATAAAAGATGGGAAGAATGGCTGGAATATGAAGCAGGCATTATAAAATCTTACGGAAACAAAGAAACTATACACGGATAA
- a CDS encoding DUF502 domain-containing protein, which translates to MKKPTFENLTNFFLKNFFQGLLIIGPIGLTIFVIWYVITSIDNIIPSVASEIPGLVFVSTLLITALLGYLGNKFVVGRFFVDAVDRLLEKTPGIKHIYSPTKDVMSSFVGDKKKFSDPVWVKTNENPEIWRIGFLTQREMADVHKHNFVAVYLPHSYAISGWVIVTEEKNIKPVVGMSAATAMKFAVSGGVAGFHSDENIFKAPE; encoded by the coding sequence TTGAAAAAGCCGACTTTTGAAAACCTGACTAATTTTTTTCTGAAAAACTTCTTTCAGGGATTGTTAATTATTGGTCCTATCGGATTGACCATTTTTGTAATCTGGTATGTGATAACGTCGATTGACAATATCATTCCGTCTGTTGCAAGTGAAATTCCGGGGTTGGTTTTTGTTTCTACTTTGCTGATTACTGCTTTGTTGGGCTATTTAGGAAACAAATTTGTTGTCGGAAGATTTTTTGTAGATGCGGTGGACAGACTTTTAGAAAAAACTCCTGGTATTAAACATATTTATTCGCCTACCAAAGATGTGATGTCTTCGTTTGTAGGGGATAAGAAGAAATTTAGCGATCCGGTTTGGGTAAAAACCAACGAAAATCCAGAAATCTGGAGAATAGGGTTTCTTACTCAAAGAGAAATGGCTGATGTACACAAGCACAATTTTGTAGCAGTTTACCTTCCGCATTCTTATGCAATTTCTGGTTGGGTGATTGTGACTGAAGAAAAAAATATCAAACCTGTTGTAGGAATGTCTGCAGCTACGGCAATGAAATTTGCGGTAAGCGGCGGTGTAGCAGGTTTTCATTCAGATGAAAATATATTTAAAGCTCCTGAGTAG
- a CDS encoding tryptophanase produces the protein MELPYAEPFRIKMVEEIRQSTREEREKWLKDAKFNLFNLRSSQVYIDLLTDSGTGAMSDRQWGALMTGDESYAGSRSFEQLHNTVQSITGFKYLLPTHQGRAAENVLFSVLVKDGDVVPGNSHFDTTKGHIEIRKAHAIDCTIDEAFDINDLHPFKGNINLEKLEAVYQSHPKEQIPFCLVTITCNSSGGQPVSLENMKAVKALSDKYGIPVFFDSARFAENAYFIKKREAGQENRSIKDICKEMFSYGEGMTMSSKKDGLVNIGGFIALNNEEVFRKASNFTIIYEGFITYGGMAGRDMAALAVGLDEATEFAYLESRISQVEYLGNKLIEYGIPVQKPIGGHAVFIDSLNFLPNVSRAEYPAQTLGLEIYKEAGIRTVEIGTLLADRDPETRENRYPKLELVRLAIPRRTYTNNHMDYIAAAVKNVYERRNEISKGYNITWEPEILRHFTVHLEEA, from the coding sequence ATGGAATTACCATACGCAGAACCGTTTCGTATTAAAATGGTGGAAGAAATCCGTCAATCTACAAGAGAAGAAAGAGAAAAATGGCTGAAAGATGCTAAGTTCAATTTATTTAATCTAAGATCTTCGCAGGTTTATATCGATCTTTTGACAGATTCCGGAACCGGAGCGATGTCAGACAGACAATGGGGAGCTTTAATGACGGGAGACGAAAGTTATGCCGGATCTCGTTCGTTCGAACAATTACACAATACTGTACAAAGTATTACAGGGTTTAAATATTTATTACCTACGCACCAAGGAAGAGCTGCTGAAAACGTTCTGTTCTCAGTTTTGGTAAAAGACGGAGATGTAGTTCCTGGAAACTCGCATTTTGATACTACAAAAGGGCATATCGAAATCAGAAAGGCACATGCAATTGACTGTACAATTGATGAAGCTTTTGATATTAATGATCTTCATCCTTTCAAAGGAAATATCAATCTTGAAAAATTAGAAGCAGTTTATCAGTCTCATCCAAAAGAGCAGATTCCTTTCTGTTTGGTTACCATTACGTGTAATTCTTCAGGAGGACAGCCTGTTTCTCTTGAAAATATGAAAGCGGTAAAAGCTCTTTCAGATAAATATGGAATTCCTGTATTTTTTGACTCTGCAAGATTTGCTGAAAATGCTTACTTCATCAAAAAAAGAGAAGCGGGTCAGGAAAACAGAAGCATTAAAGATATCTGTAAAGAAATGTTCTCTTACGGAGAAGGAATGACGATGAGCTCTAAAAAAGACGGTTTGGTAAACATCGGAGGATTTATTGCTTTAAATAATGAAGAGGTTTTCAGAAAAGCATCAAACTTTACAATTATTTATGAAGGTTTCATTACTTATGGTGGAATGGCGGGAAGAGATATGGCTGCTTTGGCAGTTGGTCTTGATGAGGCAACAGAATTTGCTTATTTGGAAAGCAGAATTTCTCAGGTTGAATATCTTGGAAACAAATTAATTGAATACGGAATTCCTGTACAGAAACCGATTGGCGGACATGCTGTTTTCATTGATTCATTAAATTTCTTACCAAACGTTTCTCGTGCAGAATATCCGGCGCAGACTTTAGGTCTTGAGATCTACAAAGAAGCAGGAATCAGAACGGTGGAAATCGGAACTTTATTAGCAGACAGAGATCCTGAAACGAGAGAAAACCGTTACCCAAAATTAGAATTGGTTCGTTTGGCAATTCCTAGAAGAACGTACACTAATAATCATATGGATTATATCGCAGCTGCGGTGAAAAATGTATATGAAAGAAGAAATGAAATCTCAAAAGGGTATAATATTACTTGGGAACCTGAAATTTTAAGACACTTTACGGTGCATTTGGAAGAAGCTTAA
- a CDS encoding PQQ-dependent sugar dehydrogenase, with protein MKKLLLPILLASATTIVSCQGKGKPSEPSAKDEKANTNYKPAFEGQTRITPVKTTTPYNVEVLTKDLGRPWGIINLPDGRFLITEKTGFMNVVSTDGKQISKIEGFPKVDAKGQGGMLDVALDPDFKSNNIIYFCYSEPYESGNHTAVAKGKLSSDLKNISDVKVIFRATPTYDGDKHYGSRLVFDKDGNLFVSTGERSDKETRVYAQKTDNYLGKILKITKDGKPAPGNPFIGKTGYKPEIYAFGIRSPQGLALDEKGQLWDIEMGPRGGDEINLIQPGKNYGWGDVTYGIEYSGEKINNGTTQKEGTEQPVYYWDPVVSPSGVTFYTGNIDEWKNNLFIACLSGQHINRIVLKDNKVVGEERLLLDQKERFRDVLNGSDGNLYGVTDSGKLYKISKK; from the coding sequence ATGAAAAAACTTCTCTTACCCATTCTACTGGCTTCAGCAACCACAATCGTTTCTTGTCAGGGAAAAGGAAAACCAAGCGAACCTTCTGCAAAAGATGAAAAAGCCAATACCAATTACAAGCCCGCTTTTGAAGGGCAAACCCGCATTACTCCTGTAAAAACTACAACCCCTTATAATGTAGAAGTTCTAACTAAGGATTTAGGCAGACCATGGGGAATCATCAATTTACCTGACGGAAGATTCTTAATTACAGAAAAAACAGGCTTCATGAATGTTGTTTCAACTGATGGAAAACAAATTTCTAAAATTGAAGGATTCCCGAAGGTCGACGCAAAAGGACAAGGCGGAATGCTCGATGTTGCGCTTGATCCTGATTTTAAATCCAATAATATTATTTATTTCTGCTATTCTGAACCTTATGAAAGCGGAAATCATACTGCCGTTGCAAAAGGAAAACTTTCATCTGATTTAAAAAATATTTCTGACGTAAAAGTCATTTTCCGTGCAACTCCAACGTATGATGGTGATAAACATTACGGAAGCCGATTGGTTTTTGATAAAGACGGAAATCTTTTTGTGAGCACGGGTGAAAGATCAGATAAAGAAACTCGTGTTTATGCTCAAAAAACCGATAATTATTTAGGAAAAATTTTAAAAATAACCAAGGATGGAAAACCTGCTCCGGGAAATCCTTTTATCGGTAAAACCGGATACAAACCTGAAATTTATGCGTTCGGAATCAGAAGCCCGCAAGGTTTGGCTTTAGATGAAAAAGGTCAGCTTTGGGATATTGAAATGGGACCAAGAGGCGGAGATGAAATTAATTTAATTCAACCCGGAAAAAATTACGGTTGGGGTGATGTAACGTATGGAATTGAATATTCCGGAGAGAAAATAAACAACGGAACCACCCAAAAAGAAGGAACTGAGCAGCCTGTTTATTATTGGGATCCTGTAGTTTCACCAAGCGGTGTTACTTTCTACACCGGAAATATTGATGAATGGAAAAACAATTTATTCATCGCCTGTCTGAGCGGTCAACACATCAACAGGATTGTTTTAAAAGACAATAAAGTGGTTGGTGAAGAACGTCTTCTTTTAGATCAAAAAGAAAGATTCAGAGACGTTTTGAACGGTTCTGACGGAAATCTTTACGGAGTTACTGACAGCGGAAAACTGTATAAAATCTCTAAGAAATAA
- a CDS encoding BlaI/MecI/CopY family transcriptional regulator, whose product MNEIKLTNSEKILMDILWEKEKAFLKDILESYPDPKPATTTVATVLKRMQNKDLVGFKLFGNSREYFPKVAKGEYFNDEMTSMIDRFFNSSVTQFASFFTSNSKLSQKQLKELRDIIDQQIK is encoded by the coding sequence ATGAATGAAATAAAACTCACAAACTCCGAAAAAATATTGATGGATATTCTTTGGGAAAAAGAAAAAGCATTTTTGAAAGATATTTTAGAATCATATCCTGATCCTAAACCGGCAACAACTACCGTTGCAACAGTGCTTAAAAGAATGCAGAATAAAGATTTGGTAGGCTTCAAACTTTTTGGAAACTCTCGTGAATACTTTCCAAAAGTGGCAAAAGGAGAATATTTCAATGATGAAATGACTTCTATGATTGACCGTTTTTTCAACAGTTCAGTAACGCAGTTTGCTTCGTTTTTTACATCCAATTCTAAACTGTCACAGAAACAATTGAAAGAACTTCGGGATATTATTGATCAACAGATAAAATAA